The following are from one region of the Halobellus limi genome:
- a CDS encoding desampylase, which produces MLAIARGAYDEIVHRGYEGGEEEVCGVLAGKHGEESRVSDVFAVENVAEAPRIRYAMDPEALLATIDRVEADGMEVVGFYHSHPTGPPHPSETDAERATWPGYSYAICALDGYPYLGSWRWRGDEFERETVVVEA; this is translated from the coding sequence ATGCTCGCGATCGCGCGCGGAGCGTACGACGAGATCGTTCACCGGGGGTACGAGGGCGGTGAGGAGGAGGTCTGTGGCGTGCTCGCGGGGAAGCACGGCGAGGAGAGTCGCGTCAGCGACGTCTTCGCCGTCGAGAACGTCGCCGAAGCGCCGCGGATCCGGTACGCGATGGATCCGGAGGCGCTGCTGGCGACCATCGACCGCGTCGAGGCCGACGGGATGGAGGTCGTCGGGTTCTATCACAGCCACCCGACGGGACCGCCGCACCCGAGCGAGACCGACGCCGAACGGGCGACGTGGCCGGGGTACTCCTACGCGATCTGCGCCCTCGACGGGTACCCGTACCTGGGCTCCTGGCGGTGGCGCGGCGACGAGTTCGAACGCGAGACCGTCGTCGTCGAAGCGTGA
- a CDS encoding Nramp family divalent metal transporter, with protein sequence MDPDPSDDDRSAAPSGGDPSQWGDSGTTGGRAGDEGADSGPRSDRIADDGDNSEADRDDDGPGSNREGTGPDSDREGTDPDPDRDDTDARDGPVTTSDGDEVFAPEVEGRQYRGTWYLPLRYDELKRAGDTDDHPDRGEGGAFRLTDLPRVPRVGHIVGPSAIMLGASLGSGETLFWPVLSSQYGWTLLWAFAVGVLTQFVINTELQRWTLATGESVFRAFARVANYWPWLFLAGGLISLGWPGWAAGAARVGTAALGLSGPVSLLGTSLATWKLVAVGLMVLIWLSYQVSSVMYTAVEVFQIGLLFVSIVAAVLLVAVAGSWVEFADLPTAAASVGTLPSDLGIAVFLGGLAFAGAGGYLNLSQSLWAREKGYGMGNYQGRVKNPFHGEDPEPIERDGFSFPPTTTNLKRWREWWRVVQLEHFLTFVVGLFVVAPALMSVAIRYAPGTTSDALQMWLTDVAPALGPIGTVLVFLVLFVALFTTEYAIVESFVRNSVDAIYEAYGREAGWDLETLFWRVLTGFCLWGIVIILAFTSPFEGREPFFFLVVGAAMSGVMMWPYTALVLVMNTTRLPEHLQPGWARVVALWWASGFYGYFSVLLVADTLVEFGLPGFDAAALVAGSGVGGYALWAVFFAVQSYAIAVSAGAKRRAAGTVENAELAAGRFS encoded by the coding sequence ATGGATCCCGATCCGAGCGACGACGATCGGTCCGCCGCTCCGTCCGGAGGCGATCCGTCGCAGTGGGGTGATTCGGGAACGACGGGCGGCCGGGCGGGAGACGAGGGAGCCGACTCGGGACCGAGAAGCGACCGGATCGCGGACGACGGCGACAACTCCGAAGCGGATCGCGACGACGACGGACCCGGCTCGAACCGCGAGGGTACAGGTCCCGACTCGGATCGCGAGGGTACCGATCCCGACCCGGATCGCGACGACACCGACGCCCGGGACGGCCCCGTCACGACGTCCGACGGCGACGAGGTGTTCGCTCCCGAGGTGGAGGGTCGACAGTACAGGGGGACGTGGTATCTCCCCCTGCGCTACGACGAACTGAAGCGGGCGGGCGACACCGACGATCACCCCGATCGGGGCGAGGGCGGCGCGTTTCGGCTCACGGACCTGCCGCGGGTGCCCCGCGTCGGTCACATCGTCGGGCCGTCGGCCATCATGCTCGGCGCGTCGCTGGGGAGCGGCGAGACGCTCTTCTGGCCGGTTCTGAGCTCACAGTACGGGTGGACCCTCCTGTGGGCGTTCGCCGTCGGCGTGCTGACGCAGTTCGTGATCAACACCGAACTGCAGCGGTGGACGCTGGCGACGGGCGAGAGCGTCTTCCGCGCGTTCGCCCGCGTGGCGAACTACTGGCCGTGGCTGTTCCTGGCGGGCGGGCTGATCAGCCTCGGCTGGCCGGGGTGGGCGGCCGGTGCGGCGCGGGTCGGGACGGCCGCGCTCGGGTTGAGCGGCCCCGTCAGCCTCCTCGGGACCTCGCTCGCGACGTGGAAGCTCGTCGCCGTCGGGCTGATGGTCCTCATCTGGCTCTCCTATCAGGTGTCGTCGGTGATGTACACCGCCGTCGAGGTGTTCCAGATCGGCCTGCTCTTCGTCTCCATCGTCGCCGCCGTGCTGCTGGTGGCCGTCGCGGGGTCGTGGGTCGAGTTCGCGGACCTCCCGACGGCGGCTGCGTCCGTCGGGACGCTGCCCTCGGACCTCGGCATCGCCGTGTTCCTCGGCGGGCTCGCCTTCGCCGGCGCGGGCGGGTACCTCAACCTCTCACAGAGCCTCTGGGCCCGCGAGAAGGGCTACGGGATGGGGAACTACCAGGGGCGCGTGAAGAACCCGTTCCACGGCGAGGACCCCGAGCCGATCGAGCGCGACGGGTTCAGCTTCCCGCCGACGACGACGAACCTGAAGCGGTGGCGCGAGTGGTGGCGGGTCGTCCAACTGGAGCACTTCCTGACGTTCGTCGTCGGCCTGTTCGTGGTCGCGCCCGCGCTGATGAGCGTCGCCATCCGCTACGCTCCGGGGACCACCTCCGACGCCCTGCAGATGTGGCTCACCGACGTCGCGCCCGCGCTGGGGCCGATCGGGACCGTCCTCGTCTTCCTGGTGCTCTTCGTCGCGCTTTTCACCACCGAGTACGCCATCGTGGAGTCGTTCGTCCGAAACAGCGTCGACGCCATCTACGAGGCGTACGGCCGCGAGGCCGGCTGGGACCTCGAAACGCTCTTCTGGCGCGTCCTGACGGGCTTTTGTCTGTGGGGCATCGTCATCATCCTCGCGTTCACCTCGCCCTTCGAGGGGCGGGAGCCGTTCTTCTTCCTCGTCGTCGGCGCGGCGATGTCGGGCGTGATGATGTGGCCCTACACCGCCCTCGTCCTCGTGATGAACACGACGCGGCTGCCCGAGCACCTCCAACCGGGGTGGGCGCGCGTCGTCGCGCTGTGGTGGGCGTCGGGCTTCTACGGCTACTTCAGCGTCCTGCTGGTCGCCGACACGCTCGTCGAGTTCGGGCTGCCCGGGTTCGACGCCGCGGCGCTCGTCGCGGGGAGCGGCGTCGGCGGATACGCGCTGTGGGCCGTCTTCTTCGCGGTCCAGTCCTACGCCATCGCGGTGTCCGCGGGCGCGAAACGGCGCGCCGCGGGCACCGTCGAGAACGCCGAGTTGGCCGCCGGCCGGTTCTCGTAG
- a CDS encoding helix-turn-helix domain-containing protein: MTDDARARTRNEHGQYVDRIPLERVLAVFEAREDRARPLTASDVMEALDCSRRTAHNKLNELEERGDLETRKVGARSRVWWIPMPTDPSPPESPADGDTASAGPDAGSDGATVEGRPAVSDAIADADLPGSGPMLDARREALSAAYEYLSEHPEAKKADFLRDVYHEYPAGFESAEGWWNAIQPALKQLPGVNPPKERGHIWHFLGG, translated from the coding sequence GTGACCGACGACGCCCGCGCGCGCACCAGAAACGAACACGGGCAGTACGTCGACCGGATTCCGCTGGAGCGCGTCCTGGCGGTCTTCGAGGCGCGCGAGGACCGCGCGAGGCCGCTGACGGCCTCGGACGTGATGGAGGCGCTCGACTGCTCCAGGCGGACCGCCCACAACAAACTCAACGAACTCGAAGAGCGGGGCGACCTCGAAACCCGGAAGGTCGGGGCGCGCTCGCGGGTCTGGTGGATCCCGATGCCGACCGACCCGTCGCCGCCGGAATCGCCCGCCGACGGCGACACGGCGTCCGCCGGTCCCGACGCGGGGAGCGACGGCGCAACCGTCGAGGGGCGCCCGGCCGTCTCCGACGCGATCGCCGACGCCGACCTCCCGGGGAGCGGTCCGATGCTCGACGCGCGCCGGGAGGCGCTGTCGGCGGCCTACGAGTACCTCTCGGAACATCCGGAGGCGAAGAAGGCCGACTTCCTGCGGGACGTCTACCACGAGTATCCGGCGGGGTTCGAGTCCGCGGAGGGGTGGTGGAACGCGATCCAGCCCGCGCTGAAGCAGCTCCCCGGCGTCAACCCCCCGAAAGAGCGCGGCCACATCTGGCACTTCCTCGGCGGCTAG
- a CDS encoding L-lactate permease, producing the protein MASAVDVLVALLPLLTIAVLMVGFYWPATRTMPVAWVVAIAAGVVGWGMNATWIAAATINGFITAANILYIVFGAILLLYTLKQTGAFDAINAGFASVSEDRRVQVVLLVFLMGSFIEAAAGFGTPAAIVGPLLVGLGFPPLAAVVVALTGNLMAITFGAVGTPLIIGMIDIFESVETITTDVVAGGTYPDIATWVADIALWAASYHVIVGIALPFIGVAMMTRFFGEERSIRPALEVLPLTLFAWASFSVPYFLTAYFLGPEFPGLLGSMVGLLVTVSALKAGFFHPDEEWDFAPQEAWPDHWIGEIQPGESTSDDVAVAADGGSVQSSVPTGGMALWKAWTPYALVALLLVVTRVVDPVQSFVTMDVFTLAWSDLAALPFVRETILGTGLTNDFALLYLPGAVFVAVHLVTIPLHGMDGTEIKAAWAETIEKVAPAVVALLFAVATVQIMLQSGSATGTDSMLIVLSEGMAGVAGGAYPFFAAFVGAFGAFLAGSNTVSDILFGTFQYGVADQIGTSRTLMLGAQAVGGAIGNLIAVHNVVAALAVVGLVGEEGRVIRLELIPLLYYGTATGLLTLLFSYVLFPGVF; encoded by the coding sequence ATGGCTAGCGCGGTCGACGTACTGGTCGCGCTGCTCCCGCTCTTGACCATCGCGGTCCTCATGGTGGGCTTCTACTGGCCCGCGACGCGGACGATGCCGGTGGCCTGGGTGGTCGCGATCGCCGCCGGCGTCGTCGGCTGGGGAATGAACGCGACGTGGATCGCCGCCGCGACGATAAACGGCTTCATCACCGCGGCCAACATCCTCTACATCGTCTTCGGCGCGATCCTGTTGCTGTACACGCTCAAGCAGACGGGCGCGTTCGACGCGATCAACGCGGGCTTCGCCTCCGTCAGCGAGGACCGCCGCGTGCAGGTGGTGCTTCTCGTCTTCCTGATGGGGTCGTTCATCGAGGCCGCCGCCGGGTTCGGAACGCCCGCGGCCATCGTCGGCCCGCTGCTCGTGGGACTCGGCTTCCCGCCGCTGGCGGCGGTCGTCGTCGCGCTCACGGGCAACCTGATGGCGATCACGTTCGGCGCGGTCGGCACGCCGCTCATCATCGGGATGATCGACATCTTCGAGAGCGTCGAGACGATCACGACCGACGTCGTCGCCGGCGGGACGTACCCGGACATCGCGACCTGGGTGGCGGACATCGCGCTGTGGGCCGCGAGCTACCACGTGATCGTGGGTATCGCGCTCCCGTTCATCGGCGTCGCGATGATGACTCGCTTCTTCGGCGAGGAGCGGTCGATCCGCCCGGCGCTGGAAGTGCTGCCCCTCACGCTCTTTGCGTGGGCGTCGTTCTCGGTGCCGTACTTCCTGACCGCGTACTTCCTCGGGCCGGAGTTCCCCGGCCTGCTCGGGTCGATGGTCGGTCTGCTCGTCACCGTCAGCGCGCTCAAGGCCGGCTTCTTCCACCCCGACGAGGAGTGGGACTTCGCACCGCAGGAGGCGTGGCCGGACCACTGGATCGGCGAGATCCAGCCCGGCGAGTCGACGAGCGACGACGTCGCTGTCGCCGCCGACGGCGGGTCGGTGCAGTCCAGCGTCCCCACGGGCGGTATGGCGCTCTGGAAGGCCTGGACGCCCTACGCCCTCGTGGCGCTCCTGCTCGTGGTTACACGCGTCGTCGACCCCGTCCAGTCGTTCGTCACGATGGACGTGTTCACGCTGGCCTGGAGCGACCTCGCGGCCCTGCCGTTCGTCCGGGAGACCATCCTCGGGACGGGACTCACGAACGACTTCGCGCTGCTGTACCTGCCGGGCGCGGTGTTCGTCGCCGTCCACCTCGTGACGATCCCGCTGCACGGGATGGACGGGACGGAGATCAAGGCCGCGTGGGCCGAGACGATCGAGAAGGTCGCGCCGGCGGTCGTCGCGCTGCTCTTCGCGGTCGCGACGGTCCAGATCATGCTCCAGTCGGGATCGGCGACCGGCACCGACAGCATGCTCATCGTCCTCTCGGAGGGGATGGCCGGCGTCGCCGGCGGCGCCTACCCGTTCTTCGCCGCGTTCGTCGGCGCGTTCGGCGCGTTCCTCGCCGGCTCGAACACGGTCTCGGACATCCTGTTCGGGACCTTCCAGTACGGCGTCGCAGACCAGATCGGCACCTCCCGCACCCTGATGCTCGGGGCGCAGGCGGTCGGCGGGGCCATCGGCAACCTCATCGCCGTCCACAACGTCGTCGCCGCGCTCGCGGTCGTCGGCCTCGTCGGCGAGGAGGGCCGGGTCATCCGCCTGGAACTGATCCCGCTTCTCTACTACGGGACGGCGACCGGGCTGCTGACGCTGCTGTTCAGCTACGTGCTGTTCCCGGGCGTCTTCTGA
- a CDS encoding FAD-binding and (Fe-S)-binding domain-containing protein, protein MASNSREHATDPATAGNYDYVGDDVERPDLVSDLESVVEGDVRFDTYSRQLYATDASAYERTPIGVVMPTSTADVANAMEYCAAEGIPVLPRGGGTSLAGQTVNEAVVLDLMPEMGSLVEVNPDAGTATAQAGIRLGDLNAALEPHDLKFAPDPAWGDKSALGGAIGNNSTGAHSLRYGKTDYYLESAEVVLADGSVTTFGEISVDTLREEGDPDGTLEERIYAAVYRILDEEADEITERYPDLKRNVSGYNLDMLVDEMRGERRLPDDSGVDPDSEPGTVNLARLLAGSEGTLGIVTEATVSLEPIPNTASVALLTYDDVLDAMEDVAPILEHDPAAVEVMDDVLLDLARDTAEFADVVGALPDGTDSVLLVEFYAEDDDHGRRQVADLVADRVPDASAGTDPSEGAVTTEEPRTAVDAMAAHDAETRAKFWKMRKSGLPILLSRTTDEKHIAYIEDTAIPAANLPAYVADFQEILDDHDTFASYYAHAGPGVLHIRPLVNTKTVEGVETFEAIADAVTDLVVKYGGSVSGEHGDGRARTQWNRKLYGDELWSAFRDLKTAFDPDWLLNPGNVCGYAPDEVRSDDAAATSAHEMTADLRFSPDYEFDAGFDPAMEWDNENGFRGMAELCHGCAGCRGPQETTGGVMCPTYRAAEEEIQSTRGRANMLRQAMSGGLPEGEQFEDEFVEEVLDLCIGCKGCLKDCPSGVDMAKLKAEVTHEYHQRNGSSLRDKVFANVGTLSKLGSAFAPLSNLLPELPGARLAMEKTLGIARQRELPQFHRTSLEDWFDSRGTAAVSESEADSKVYLFPDTYTNYNHPEAGKAAVRALEAANVHVAVPDGVTGSGRPPHSKGFVDLARDKARRNVDALAPLVDGEWDVVVVEPSDAVMLQHDYLDLLSGADAERLADNTYGVMEYFDTFRLLERDGVAAAAPSRSLAYHGHCHQKSTKKDHHAVGVLRRAGYEVDALDSSCCGMAGSFGYEAEHYSMSQAVASTLFEQIDASAGETVVAPGASCRSQLGDREGEEEPPHPVEALADAIV, encoded by the coding sequence ATGGCTTCGAACTCCCGCGAACACGCTACTGATCCCGCTACGGCGGGAAACTACGACTACGTCGGCGACGACGTCGAGCGTCCGGACCTAGTCTCGGACCTCGAATCCGTCGTCGAGGGCGACGTCCGGTTCGACACGTACTCCAGACAGCTCTACGCCACCGACGCCTCCGCGTACGAACGGACGCCGATCGGCGTCGTGATGCCGACGTCGACCGCCGACGTCGCGAACGCGATGGAGTACTGCGCCGCCGAGGGGATTCCGGTGCTCCCCCGCGGCGGCGGCACCAGTCTGGCCGGACAGACGGTGAACGAGGCCGTCGTCCTCGACCTGATGCCGGAGATGGGCTCGCTGGTCGAGGTCAATCCCGACGCCGGGACGGCGACGGCGCAGGCCGGCATCCGACTCGGCGACCTGAACGCGGCGCTGGAACCGCACGACCTGAAGTTCGCGCCCGATCCGGCGTGGGGCGACAAATCGGCGCTCGGCGGCGCGATCGGCAACAACTCGACGGGCGCCCACTCGCTCCGCTACGGCAAGACGGACTACTACCTCGAATCCGCGGAGGTGGTCCTCGCCGACGGAAGCGTCACCACGTTCGGGGAGATCTCCGTCGACACCCTCCGCGAGGAGGGCGACCCCGACGGGACGCTCGAAGAGCGGATCTACGCCGCCGTCTATCGCATCCTCGACGAGGAGGCCGACGAGATCACAGAGCGGTATCCCGACCTGAAGCGCAACGTCTCGGGGTACAACCTCGATATGCTCGTCGACGAGATGCGCGGCGAGCGCCGCCTGCCGGACGACTCCGGCGTCGACCCCGACAGCGAACCGGGGACGGTCAACCTCGCGCGGCTCCTCGCCGGCTCGGAGGGAACGCTCGGGATCGTCACCGAGGCGACGGTGTCGCTCGAGCCGATTCCGAACACGGCCTCCGTCGCGCTCCTGACGTACGATGACGTCCTCGACGCGATGGAGGACGTCGCGCCGATCCTCGAACACGACCCCGCGGCCGTGGAGGTGATGGACGACGTGCTCTTGGACCTCGCCCGCGACACGGCGGAGTTCGCCGACGTCGTCGGGGCGCTCCCCGACGGGACGGACTCGGTGCTGCTCGTGGAGTTCTACGCCGAGGACGACGATCACGGCCGCCGGCAGGTGGCCGATCTCGTCGCCGATAGGGTCCCGGACGCGTCGGCGGGTACCGATCCGAGCGAGGGCGCGGTGACGACCGAAGAGCCGCGAACCGCGGTCGACGCGATGGCGGCCCACGACGCCGAGACGCGCGCGAAGTTCTGGAAGATGCGGAAGTCGGGGCTCCCGATCCTGCTGTCGCGGACCACGGACGAGAAGCACATCGCCTACATCGAGGACACCGCGATCCCGGCGGCGAACCTCCCGGCGTACGTGGCGGACTTCCAGGAGATCCTCGACGACCACGACACCTTCGCCTCCTACTACGCCCACGCCGGCCCCGGCGTCCTCCACATCCGTCCGCTCGTCAACACGAAGACGGTCGAGGGCGTCGAGACGTTCGAGGCCATCGCCGACGCGGTGACGGACCTCGTCGTGAAGTACGGCGGGTCGGTCTCGGGCGAGCACGGCGACGGTCGGGCGCGAACCCAGTGGAACCGGAAGCTCTACGGCGACGAACTCTGGTCCGCGTTCCGCGATCTCAAGACCGCGTTCGATCCCGACTGGCTGCTCAATCCCGGCAACGTCTGCGGCTACGCCCCCGACGAGGTGCGGTCCGACGACGCGGCCGCGACGTCGGCCCACGAGATGACCGCAGACCTGCGGTTCTCTCCGGACTACGAGTTCGACGCCGGCTTCGACCCGGCGATGGAGTGGGACAACGAGAACGGGTTCCGGGGGATGGCGGAACTCTGTCACGGCTGTGCGGGCTGTCGCGGCCCGCAGGAGACGACCGGCGGCGTGATGTGTCCGACCTACCGGGCCGCCGAGGAGGAGATCCAGTCGACGCGGGGCCGGGCGAACATGCTCAGACAGGCGATGAGCGGCGGCCTCCCCGAGGGCGAACAGTTCGAAGACGAGTTCGTCGAGGAGGTGCTGGACCTCTGTATCGGCTGTAAGGGCTGTCTGAAGGACTGCCCCAGCGGCGTCGATATGGCGAAGCTGAAGGCCGAGGTGACCCACGAGTACCACCAGCGGAACGGATCGAGCCTCCGCGACAAGGTCTTCGCCAACGTGGGGACCCTCTCGAAGCTCGGGAGCGCGTTCGCGCCGCTCTCGAACCTCCTCCCGGAACTCCCCGGTGCCCGCCTCGCGATGGAGAAGACGCTCGGCATCGCCAGGCAACGCGAGTTGCCGCAGTTCCACCGCACCTCCCTGGAGGACTGGTTCGATTCGCGCGGAACGGCTGCCGTGAGCGAGTCCGAAGCCGACTCGAAGGTCTACCTCTTCCCCGACACGTACACGAACTACAACCACCCGGAGGCCGGCAAGGCCGCGGTCCGGGCGCTGGAGGCGGCGAACGTCCACGTCGCGGTTCCCGACGGCGTCACCGGCTCCGGCCGGCCGCCGCACTCGAAGGGGTTCGTCGACCTGGCTCGCGACAAGGCGCGGCGGAACGTCGACGCGCTGGCTCCGCTCGTCGACGGCGAGTGGGACGTCGTCGTCGTCGAGCCGTCCGACGCCGTGATGCTCCAGCACGACTACCTGGACCTGCTGTCGGGGGCGGACGCCGAGCGGCTGGCCGACAACACCTACGGCGTGATGGAGTACTTCGACACGTTCCGCCTGCTGGAACGCGACGGCGTGGCCGCTGCCGCTCCGTCGCGGTCGCTGGCCTACCACGGACACTGTCACCAGAAGTCGACGAAGAAGGACCACCACGCGGTCGGCGTCCTGCGCCGGGCGGGCTACGAGGTCGACGCGCTCGATTCGAGCTGCTGCGGGATGGCCGGCTCCTTCGGCTACGAGGCCGAACACTACTCGATGTCGCAGGCGGTCGCGAGCACCCTCTTCGAGCAGATCGACGCCTCCGCGGGCGAGACCGTCGTCGCGCCCGGCGCGTCCTGCCGGTCACAGCTCGGCGACCGCGAGGGGGAAGAAGAGCCGCCGCACCCGGTCGAGGCGCTCGCGGACGCTATCGTCTGA
- a CDS encoding MFS transporter, whose protein sequence is MNGRRGGDRSGGTPTGETSGRDWRTVGLVAGATLISTGLAAYEIVPASVTPLIRDSLGVGSSAAGLLVGVMFGTAVVTSLPAGAVLDRTDTRRMMTLAVLALFVAGVWGWIAGRSGSYWSVITSRAVGGVAYVVVWNAGIDIVSRAVSAGSRATAVGIFTASGPVGFAIGQGTGPLVAARFGWPAIFLAFTGVPLLGLLVFLPASRGLGGARGDAPSLAEFGTVLRNRTVWLAGALGFLSYALYLFINSWGSSYLTGEIGLSLAASGLLVSVFPAVGLVSRISSGLLSDRVFDGRRRPVLLGSFLIAAPLMLVFTRLGSIPLLVAVLLLSGFAIQLTLGLSFTYVREVVESHVAATAVAFQTSVGLAGAFLSPIAGGAVVDAAGFDVAFLLFGALALGGIALAWRAPEPVAG, encoded by the coding sequence ATGAACGGACGACGCGGGGGCGATCGGTCGGGCGGTACCCCGACGGGGGAGACGAGTGGCCGCGACTGGCGGACCGTCGGTCTCGTCGCGGGAGCGACGCTGATATCGACCGGACTGGCGGCCTACGAGATCGTGCCGGCGAGCGTGACGCCGCTGATCCGCGACTCCCTGGGCGTCGGGTCGTCGGCGGCGGGCCTCCTCGTCGGAGTCATGTTCGGCACCGCAGTCGTGACGAGCCTCCCCGCCGGGGCGGTCCTCGACCGGACCGACACCCGACGGATGATGACCCTCGCCGTGCTCGCGCTGTTCGTCGCCGGCGTCTGGGGGTGGATCGCGGGACGGAGCGGGAGCTACTGGTCTGTGATCACCTCTCGCGCGGTCGGCGGCGTCGCCTACGTCGTCGTCTGGAACGCCGGCATCGACATCGTCAGCCGCGCCGTGAGCGCCGGCAGCCGGGCGACGGCCGTGGGGATCTTCACCGCCAGCGGGCCGGTCGGATTCGCCATCGGACAGGGGACGGGACCGCTCGTCGCCGCGCGGTTCGGGTGGCCGGCGATATTCCTGGCGTTCACCGGCGTCCCGCTCCTCGGACTCCTCGTCTTTCTGCCCGCGAGTCGCGGGCTGGGCGGGGCTCGCGGCGACGCGCCCTCGCTGGCCGAGTTCGGGACCGTCCTCCGCAACCGGACCGTCTGGCTCGCCGGAGCGCTCGGCTTTCTCAGCTACGCGCTGTATCTGTTCATCAACAGCTGGGGGTCGTCGTACCTGACCGGGGAGATCGGGCTCTCGCTGGCGGCGAGCGGCCTCTTGGTGTCGGTGTTCCCCGCCGTCGGCCTCGTCTCCAGGATCAGCAGCGGGCTCCTCTCCGACCGCGTCTTCGACGGTCGGCGACGGCCGGTCCTTCTCGGATCCTTCCTGATCGCGGCGCCCCTGATGCTCGTGTTCACCCGGCTCGGATCGATCCCGCTTCTCGTCGCGGTGTTGCTCCTCTCGGGCTTCGCGATCCAGCTCACGCTCGGCCTCTCGTTCACCTACGTCAGAGAGGTGGTCGAGTCCCACGTCGCCGCCACGGCGGTGGCGTTCCAGACGAGCGTCGGCCTCGCGGGGGCGTTCCTCTCGCCGATCGCCGGCGGGGCGGTCGTCGACGCCGCGGGCTTCGACGTCGCGTTCCTCCTCTTCGGTGCGCTCGCCCTCGGGGGCATCGCGCTCGCGTGGCGCGCGCCGGAACCGGTGGCCGGCTGA
- a CDS encoding rhodanese-like domain-containing protein, protein MTVDEISPEELKRKLDGDEPVQVIDIRSPAEFASGHVPGAENVPMHELPSRVDDIEWAEEVVVACPIGQSSIQAARLIGSYEGVGEETNVKSMAGGYQAWTYELEADDE, encoded by the coding sequence ATGACTGTCGACGAGATCAGCCCCGAGGAACTCAAACGGAAGCTCGACGGCGACGAGCCCGTACAGGTGATCGACATCCGCTCGCCGGCGGAGTTCGCCTCCGGACACGTTCCGGGGGCGGAGAACGTCCCGATGCACGAACTGCCGAGCCGCGTCGACGACATCGAGTGGGCCGAGGAGGTCGTCGTCGCCTGTCCGATCGGCCAGTCGTCGATACAGGCCGCCCGGCTCATCGGGAGTTACGAGGGCGTCGGCGAGGAGACGAACGTGAAGAGTATGGCCGGCGGCTACCAGGCCTGGACGTACGAACTCGAAGCCGACGACGAGTAA
- a CDS encoding dihydrofolate reductase — protein sequence MELVSVAAVAENGVIGRDGELPWESIPADKRQYRRRVANAPVVLGRRTFDSMRDDLPGSHQIVLSRSEREYGVDTAFHAGDVSEVVAVAESLGAEVAYVLGGATIYELFQPHVDRMVLSRVPGEYEGDVRYPAWEESEWRLESSAEWEGFTLEEWIRRSAG from the coding sequence ATGGAACTCGTTTCAGTCGCCGCCGTCGCCGAGAACGGCGTCATCGGCCGCGACGGCGAACTCCCCTGGGAGAGCATCCCGGCCGACAAGCGACAGTACCGACGGCGGGTCGCGAACGCGCCCGTCGTCCTCGGGCGACGGACCTTCGACTCGATGCGGGACGACCTCCCCGGCAGTCACCAGATCGTGTTGAGCCGGAGCGAACGCGAGTACGGGGTCGACACCGCGTTTCACGCGGGCGACGTCTCGGAGGTCGTCGCCGTCGCGGAGTCGCTCGGCGCCGAGGTCGCCTACGTTCTCGGCGGCGCGACGATCTACGAACTGTTTCAGCCGCACGTCGACCGGATGGTGCTGAGTCGCGTCCCCGGCGAGTACGAGGGCGACGTCCGGTATCCCGCCTGGGAGGAGTCGGAGTGGCGGCTGGAATCGTCCGCGGAGTGGGAGGGCTTCACGCTGGAGGAGTGGATTCGACGCTCGGCGGGCTGA
- the msrA gene encoding peptide-methionine (S)-S-oxide reductase MsrA, giving the protein MTTETATFGGGCFWCTEAAMKELAGVESVTSGYAGGDTDDPTYREVCAGTTGHAEVVQVAYDPDVIDYADLLEVFFATHDPTQLNRQGPDVGTQYRSIVLYHDDDQRRQVEAYVDALDGEYDDEVVTEIAELERFWPAEEHHQDYFEKNPSDAYCRMHARPKVEKVREKFAERVRADA; this is encoded by the coding sequence ATGACGACCGAAACGGCCACGTTCGGCGGCGGGTGCTTCTGGTGTACCGAGGCGGCGATGAAGGAACTGGCCGGCGTCGAGTCGGTGACGTCGGGCTACGCTGGCGGCGACACCGACGACCCGACCTACCGGGAGGTCTGTGCCGGCACGACCGGACACGCGGAGGTCGTACAGGTGGCGTACGATCCGGACGTGATCGACTACGCCGACCTCCTGGAGGTGTTCTTCGCCACGCACGACCCGACCCAGCTGAACCGACAGGGCCCCGACGTCGGCACGCAGTACCGCTCGATCGTGCTGTATCACGACGACGACCAGCGGCGGCAGGTCGAGGCGTACGTCGACGCGCTCGACGGCGAGTACGACGACGAGGTCGTCACCGAGATCGCGGAACTGGAACGCTTCTGGCCGGCCGAAGAGCACCACCAAGACTACTTCGAGAAGAACCCCTCAGACGCCTACTGTCGGATGCACGCCCGGCCGAAGGTCGAGAAGGTCCGCGAGAAGTTCGCCGAGCGCGTCCGCGCGGACGCCTGA